A DNA window from Actinokineospora baliensis contains the following coding sequences:
- a CDS encoding NAD-dependent epimerase/dehydratase family protein, with protein MKVVVLGASGFIGTGIVRALAARQIQLRLVARRATAVPSDAVAEVEVRAADLREGVADHVTDADAVVHLVAYTDGGWRVADGDTTAERVNVGLLDDVVNALRSRPTPPVVLFSGTETQVGLADRVRIDGTEEDKPLSAYTRQKLAAENLLKDATRDGIIRGVSLRLPTIYGEEGDRGVVAFMARKAFANEPLTMWHDGTVRRDLVFADDVTTAFVAALDHADALAGRHYVLGSGVGVPLRKVFELVAAEVAAVTGQPPLPVISVPPPGHMEPTDLKSVEVDASAFRSVTGWTTQVSLEEGIRRTVAAVAGG; from the coding sequence GTGAAGGTCGTCGTCCTCGGTGCGTCGGGGTTCATCGGCACCGGCATCGTGCGTGCGCTAGCGGCGCGGCAGATCCAACTGCGGTTGGTCGCCCGCCGCGCGACCGCGGTGCCTAGTGACGCTGTGGCCGAGGTAGAGGTGCGGGCAGCTGATCTTCGTGAGGGCGTCGCGGACCATGTCACCGACGCCGACGCAGTGGTGCACCTCGTGGCCTATACCGATGGCGGCTGGCGTGTGGCCGACGGTGATACGACCGCCGAGCGCGTCAACGTTGGGCTCTTAGACGACGTTGTCAACGCGCTGCGGTCAAGGCCAACCCCACCTGTGGTGCTGTTCTCTGGTACGGAGACACAGGTTGGTTTGGCCGACAGGGTGCGCATCGACGGGACCGAGGAGGACAAGCCTCTTAGCGCCTACACCCGGCAGAAGTTGGCAGCGGAGAACCTGCTGAAGGACGCTACCCGGGACGGCATCATCCGGGGCGTGTCGTTGAGGCTGCCGACCATCTATGGCGAAGAGGGCGACCGAGGTGTTGTCGCGTTCATGGCGCGTAAGGCGTTTGCGAACGAACCTTTGACGATGTGGCACGACGGAACCGTTCGCCGTGACCTTGTGTTCGCCGATGACGTCACTACGGCATTCGTCGCCGCCCTCGACCACGCCGATGCGCTCGCCGGACGGCACTACGTGCTCGGTAGTGGTGTTGGCGTGCCGCTGCGGAAGGTGTTCGAGTTGGTGGCCGCCGAGGTGGCGGCTGTGACCGGTCAGCCGCCGTTGCCGGTCATCTCCGTGCCGCCGCCCGGGCACATGGAGCCGACTGATCTCAAGAGCGTCGAGGTGGACGCGTCCGCGTTCCGCTCGGTCACGGGCTGGACGACCCAGGTGAGCCTCGAAGAGGGGATTCGCCGCACTGTCGCTGCTGTTGCCGGAGGCTGA
- a CDS encoding ABC transporter ATP-binding protein — MTEVLARASGVTRRYGDVVAVDNLSVEIPAGQLLGLLGPNGAGKSTLINMFVGLRKPTSGTVELFGHDPRDVRARRRMGMTPQETGMPETLLAGEVIEFVASHYPNPISRKELLAQFHLEEVERRQTGGLSGGEKRRLAIALAFVGRPDLVFLDEPTTGLDVEVRRALWDGVKAYNAAGGTAVITSHYLEEIEELAQRVIIIDNGRAVADDSVEALRRVSGLRKVTIRAIEVPALPGVVGVEQTGDQVSLITADSDQLVRDLVASGAPFADLEVSAGSLEDAFLAYTAKAPTAAPTA, encoded by the coding sequence ATGACCGAAGTCCTGGCCCGCGCGAGCGGCGTCACCCGGCGCTACGGCGACGTGGTCGCCGTGGACAACCTCAGCGTGGAGATCCCGGCCGGGCAGCTGCTCGGCCTGCTCGGCCCCAACGGCGCCGGCAAGTCCACCCTGATCAACATGTTCGTGGGCCTGCGCAAGCCCACCTCGGGCACGGTGGAGCTCTTCGGCCACGACCCGCGCGACGTGCGGGCCCGCCGCCGGATGGGCATGACCCCGCAGGAGACCGGCATGCCGGAGACCCTGCTGGCCGGTGAGGTGATCGAGTTCGTCGCCTCGCACTACCCCAACCCGATCTCGCGCAAGGAACTGCTGGCCCAGTTCCACCTCGAGGAGGTCGAGCGGCGCCAGACCGGCGGTCTCTCCGGCGGCGAGAAGCGCAGGCTGGCCATCGCGCTGGCCTTCGTCGGCCGCCCCGACCTGGTGTTCCTCGACGAGCCCACCACCGGCCTCGACGTCGAGGTGCGGCGGGCGCTATGGGACGGGGTGAAGGCCTACAACGCCGCGGGCGGCACGGCGGTCATCACCAGCCACTACCTCGAGGAGATCGAGGAGCTGGCCCAGCGGGTCATCATCATCGACAACGGCCGCGCCGTCGCCGACGACAGCGTCGAGGCGCTGCGCCGGGTCAGCGGCCTGCGCAAGGTCACCATCCGGGCCATCGAGGTGCCTGCGCTGCCCGGCGTCGTGGGCGTCGAGCAGACCGGTGACCAGGTCAGCCTCATCACCGCCGACTCCGACCAGCTGGTGCGCGACCTCGTCGCCTCCGGTGCCCCCTTCGCCGACCTGGAGGTCAGCGCGGGCTCGCTGGAGGACGCGTTCCTCGCCTACACCGCCAAAGCCCCGACCGCGGCCCCCACGGCCTAG
- a CDS encoding dTDP-4-dehydrorhamnose 3,5-epimerase family protein, which produces MQFRKLKVDGALEFTPKVFPDDRGLFLSPFQEPTFVEATGHKLFPIAQTNHSRSQRGVVRGVHFTLTRPGSAKYVYCARGKAIDIIVDIRVGSPTYGQWDSVLLDQDDFRAMYFPVGCGHAFISLEDDTVMSYMVSSSYVPEHELALAVLDPELGLPIPEDITDPIISDRDQVAPTMAEAREAGILPEYALCQEIERELYR; this is translated from the coding sequence GTGCAGTTCCGCAAGCTCAAGGTCGACGGGGCCCTGGAGTTCACCCCCAAGGTGTTCCCCGACGACCGAGGGTTGTTCTTGTCGCCCTTCCAGGAGCCCACCTTCGTGGAGGCCACTGGCCACAAGCTGTTCCCAATAGCGCAGACCAACCACAGCCGCTCGCAGCGAGGCGTAGTGCGTGGCGTGCACTTCACACTGACCCGCCCTGGCTCGGCGAAGTACGTCTACTGCGCGCGCGGTAAGGCCATAGACATCATCGTCGACATCCGGGTCGGTTCCCCCACCTATGGCCAGTGGGACTCTGTTCTGCTCGACCAGGACGACTTCCGCGCGATGTACTTCCCGGTCGGCTGCGGGCACGCGTTCATCTCGCTCGAGGACGACACCGTCATGTCGTACATGGTGTCCAGCAGTTACGTCCCCGAGCACGAGTTGGCTCTGGCGGTTCTCGACCCCGAGTTGGGCCTACCGATCCCCGAGGACATCACCGACCCGATCATCTCCGACCGGGATCAGGTGGCACCGACGATGGCCGAAGCGCGTGAGGCGGGAATCCTGCCCGAGTACGCGTTGTGCCAGGAGATCGAGCGGGAGCTCTACAGGTGA